Proteins encoded together in one Musa acuminata AAA Group cultivar baxijiao chromosome BXJ3-6, Cavendish_Baxijiao_AAA, whole genome shotgun sequence window:
- the LOC103989501 gene encoding uncharacterized protein LOC103989501 — MARWDEILTLPVQNPPTLEFSAADIVWSRVEGWREKMDRLALIPFSRVNDFVRGESNNKECPTRFHVEARRRRPPEMAYKPKVDGILEYILYWCSFGPDDHRKGGVVRPSRNYATKRKTPAGRPNTKRGCVCHFIVKRLIAEPSVALIIYNQDKHVDKKGLPCHGPLDKKAAGTRAMFAPYISDELRLQIMSLLYVGVPVETIMQRHSQMVQKQGGPCSRDDLLTHRYVRRLERKIRRSAYELDPDDDVSIGLWIESHRDLIFFYENFSDSDPFVLGIQTEWQLQQMIHFGNRSILASDSRFGTYKLKYPIHSLLVFDSNKNAIPVAWVITPNFASRETHKWMGALYDRVHSKDPTWQLGGFIVDDPSADVLSIREVFRCSVLISLWRVLHALRKNLMKKCPEREMHAMMSRGLGEAVSSICKGHGDMNLFEAFLEDFVDCSDFLDYFMATWLPRFGAWTDAVKSLLVASSEVSTAIESYHQQLKLRLLNENDSNVYQRADWLVDKLGTKVHSYYWLDEYSEKDNFARYWRDEWRCGFTSWRQAIQIPDSDVAIDGTCAKVVNQKERNKVHVVSNPGSDFAICDCHWSRMGNLCEHVIKSTKVYRDRGLAASSTSLIQFNRMLTSIFNCPPHDSVIRDHAIALAVSVQTQLKTLIDLESGSAHPDIKVLREQQVAKDMIDSVTEKPKNADKDRISNCLSVSDNIKEVLKNESIALETLNDGEDVVMQSTGTLDDLQPNEGELVTAVSMISDHTENEAGTLFYRNNGLANDNRCEVAHSSDPMIIDTIKNISGGCGSSEKPLIIHEENANISFDDIDRAKGCQAGYVADGSCNNSVTIETATVDSICGVRTLAGEPVSWEVAAGVCNEQLMDDNAAKENVGVDVSEQIDGLADKAREESSKSAQLSLEIGPNPNSNCGSSLMDVEPVVEVQVANSCSPCGKDGAKLATNASPVGNGASNSMEESGNDLMVT, encoded by the exons ATGGCTAGATGGGATGAGATCTTGACACTCCCGGTGCAGAACCCACCAACTTTGGAGTTCTCTGCTGCAGATATTGTGTGGTCTAGAGTCGAAGGATGGAGAGAAAAAATGGACAGGCTTGCTCTCATTCCCTTTTCAAGAGTGAATGATTTTGTACGAGGTGAATCTAATAATAAAGAATGTCCAACCAGATTCCATGTTGAAGCACGAAGGAGGCGTCCTCCTGAGATGGCATACAAACCAAAAGTTGATGGGATCCTTGAATATATTTT GTATTGGTGTTCCTTTGGGCCAGATGATCATAGGAAAGGAGGTGTTGTTCGCCCGAGCAGGAACTATGCTACAAAGAGGAAAACTCCTGCTGGTCGGCCAAACACAAAGAGAGGTTGTGTATGTCATTTTATCGTAAAGCGGTTAATAGCTGAACCTTCAGTTGCTCTTATTATAtataatcaagataagcatgtggACAAAAAAGGGTTACCCTGCCATGGTCCCCTGGACAAAAAAGCTGCTGGGACACGTGCGATGTTTGCGCCTTACATCTCCGATGAATTGCGTCTTCAGATTATGTCTTTACTCTATGTTGGGGTTCCTGTGGAAACCATAATGCAGAGGCATTCTCAAATGGTACAGAAGCAGGGTGGACCATGTAGTCGGGATGATCTTCTTACCCATAGGTATGTCCGAAGGTTGGAGAGGAAGATTAGGCGTTCAGCCTATGAGCTGGACCCAGATGATGATGTTAGCATTGGTTTGTGGATTGAAAGCCACAGGGatcttattttcttttatgaGAACTTCTCAGATTCGGATCCTTTTGTTTTAGGCATTCAAACAGAATGGCAACTTCAGCAGATGATTCACTTTGGCAACCGCAGTATTCTAGCATCTGATTCAAGGTTTGGCACCTACAAGTTAAAG TATCCAATACACAGTCTCCTTGTTTTTGACTCAAATAAGAACGCTATCCCTGTTGCTTGGGTTATAACCCCTAACTTTGCAAGTCGGGAAACACATAAATGGATGGGAGCCCTTTATGATAGAGTTCATTCAAAAGATCCAACATGGCAGTTGGGTGGTTTTATTGTTGATGATCCTTCAGCAGATGTGCTTTCCATCAG GGAGGTATTCCGCTGTTCTGTGCTAATCAGCTTATGGCGTGTACTTCATGCGTTGCGTAAAAACTTgatgaagaaatgtccagagagagagatgcatgctATGATGTCAAGAGGGCTTGGTGAAGCAGTATCCAGTATTTGCAAAGGACATGGTGATATGAATCTTTTTGAGGCATTTTTGGAAGATTTTGTTGATTGCTCAGATTTCTTGGACTACTTTATGGCAACTTGGCTTCCTAGATTTG GTGCTTGGACCGATGCTGTAAAATCCCTTCTAGTGGCTAGCTCAGAAGTTTCAACGGCTATCGAGTCGTATCATCAGCAACTGAAACTTAGGCTCCTAAATGAAAACGACTCAAATGTTTATCAGCGGGCTGACTGGCTGGTTGATAAGTTAGGTACAAAGGTGCATTCGTACTATTGGCTGGATGAGTATTCTGAGAAAGACAATTTTGCTCGCTACTGGAGAGATGAGTGGAGATGTGGTTTCACTTCGTGGCGACAAGCAATACAGATTCCTGATTCGGATGTTGCCATTGATGGCACATGTGCCAAAGTAGTGAATCAGAAAGAACGAAATAAGGTGCATGTAGTATCAAATCCTGGTTCTGACTTTGCAATATGTGATTGCCATTGGTCAAGGATGGGAAATCTTTGTGAGCATGTAATTAAATCAACAAAGGTTTATCGTGATAGAGGATTAGCTGCATCATCAACAAGCCTTATTCAGTTTAATCGGATGTTGACAAGCATATTTAACTGCCCACCACATGATTCTGTAATTCGTGATCATGCAATTGCCTTGGCTGTTTCTGTTCAGACACAGTTAAAAACACTTATTGACCTGGAAAGTGGTAGTGCACATCCTGATATAAAGGTTCTCAGGGAGCAGCAGGTAGCTAAAGATATGATAGATTCGGTCACTGAAAAACCAAAGAATGCGGATAAAGACAGAATTAGTAATTGCCTGTCAGTCTCTGACAACATAAAGGAAGTTTTGAAAAATGAAAGCATTGCACTAGAAACTCTGAATGACGGAGAAGATGTTGTCATGCAATCCACTGGAACATTAGATGACTTGCAACCAAATGAAGGAGAATTGGTTACTGCAGTTTCCATGATTAGTGATCACACAGAGAATGAAGCAGGAACTTTGTTTTACAGAAACAATGGTTTGGCAAATGACAACAGATGTGAGGTAGCACATTCTTCTGATCCTATGATCATTGACACCATTAAGAACATTtctggtggctgtggcagctcagAAAAGCCACTAATTAttcatgaagaaaatgcaaaTATCAGTTTTGATGACATTGATCGTGCAAAAGGGTGTCAGGCTGGATATGTTGCCGATGGTAGTTGTAACAACAGTGTGACAATTGAAACTGCTACAGTTGATAGTATTTGTGGTGTCAGAACATTAGCTGGAGAACCTGTCTCATGGGAAGTGGCTGCAGGAGTTTGCAATGAACAATTGATGGATGATAATGCAGCCAAAGAGAATGTTGGTGTTGATGTTTCAGAGCAGATAGATGGCCTTGCTGATAAAGCTCgagaggaatctagcaaaagtgcTCAGTTGAGTCTCGAGATTGGACCTAACCCAAACTCCAATTGTGGCTCCTCTCTGATGGATGTTGAACCTGTTGTCGAAGTTCAGGTTGCCAATTCCTGCAGTCCTTGTGGAAAAGATGGAGCCAAATTAGCAACTAATGCTTCTCCTGTAGGTAATGGAGCATCAAATAGTATGGAGGAGAGTGGTAATGACCTAATGGTCACCTGA